The genomic DNA GCACTAGTGGATATTTCTCTCTAATCATTTGGACTAAGTAGTAACCATCGCTGTCATGTTCCAAGTTATCATCTAAAATGAACAAATCAAAGGTAACTCTGGACACAATATCTTTTGTTTTTTCAATTGATTCACTTTGGTAAATAAGAATACCTGTTGATTGTAATGCTTTCCAAATCAAGCGACGAACTGCTGCATCATCATCTACAACCAGTATTTTCTCCGTACGCATACCTGTTGCTCCCCCTACGTCTCTTTACAAAACTTTTTCATTTGAATTTACTACTGGAGTAATTACTGATTATCATAACATAAAAAAAGAAACGGAGACGGCTAAAAAATCATTTAACTGGGAAAGAGCCTGATAAACGGCGGGAACAGAACCAACACTACGCGTTGCTCCGATCTCAACAACTTCTAAGAGCTAAAGCTCTAAGAGTTGAAGGTCCTTCGGAAATAAGCCGAAATTGTTGAGAATCACGAAGAACGTAGTGATTCGATGATGAACAATACCTACTTGGTCTCCAAAAATTAAAAAGCAATTTTCGGAAATTCCTTCTTATTTCTCGGAGCTAAACGGTTCCGTCCCGACCTCTGTTTAAAAATACTTCTTAACTGGTTCAACCACTAAATACCGATAAGGTTCATCCCCTTCAGAATGGGTTTTGATTTGCTCATCTTTACTTAGCGTGTGATGAATTTGTTTTCTTTCAAAAGCCGGCATTGGTTCCAAGAAGACTGGCCGCCCAGTGCGTTTGGCTTTTTCCGCGGTGCGTTTCGCTAAACGTTCCAAAATTTCATGACGTTTTTCACGATAATTTCCGACATTCACAACAATCGATAGCTTATTGCTTGCAATGCGGTGAATAAAGACTTGCGCTAAATACTGTAACGCATTTAACACTTTTCCGTGTTTTCCAATTAAGATACCTTGTTTTTCTGTTTCTAAATGGAAGATAATATTGCCATTCTCGCGCGCTATGCGAACCATGGCAGGGGCGTTCAGTTCATTTGAAATATTCGTTAAATACATCGCTAATTCAGTAATAGCAGCTTCATCTTCCAGATTTTCTAAAGAATGTGTTGATTCCTCTGAGAGACTAGGAATTGCTTCGGTTAATTCCTCAACTGCTTCTTCCACTGCTGTTGCTTCATCGGCAACAACAATATCTTCCACTGTTTCTTCGACCGCTTCTGTGACTTGCTCACTAATCGTTGGTTCCATTGAAATTTGGGCAAGTTTTTTTCCTAGACCTAAAAATCCTTTTTTTCCTTCGTCTAACACATCAATTGTAACATCCTCTTTGGTTAAACCAAGTGCTTGTAAGCCTTTCTGCGTTGCTTCTTCGATTGTATTTCCTTCATAAATCGGCATCTGAACGACCTCCTTTATTTTTTCTTCCCTTTTTTCTTAGGACTTTTTGCTCGTTCAAGCGCTCGCTCCCGTGCTTTGGCTTGACGTGCTGCTTCCTCCCGCTCTTTACGGATTTTGAATGGATTGTTTAATAACAATGTTTGCCCTGTTTGGAAGGCATTTGAGACCACCCAGTAAAGAGATAAACTGCTGGCTAATGAAATCCCCATAAAGAAGATCATCGCTGGCATAACGTAATTCATAATTTTCAGTGAGGCATTTGTTTCTAGTTGGCTCATACTTGAAAGATACGTACTAGCAAACGTAAAGACAGCCGCTAAAATCGGTAAAATTAAATACGGATCCGGCTTATCGAGGCTTAACCACAAGAACGTTCCTTCTTTTAACTCAGGCACGCGTGAAATGGCTTGATACAAAGCCATCATGATTGGTAGTTGAACCAACAATGGTAAACAGCCAATGTAAGGATTCACATTATTCTCTGCATACAAACGTTGCTGTTCTTCTCGGAATAAGCGTTGTGTTTCAGGATCTTTTGAAGAATATTTTTGTTGCAAGGCCTTTAATTGCGGTTGCAACTCTTGTGTTTTACGCATACTCTTCGTTTGGAAATGCATCAACGGCAATAAAATAATCCGGATGACTAACGTAAATAGGATAATCCCAATTCCGACACTGCCGCCTAATGATAGGAACTTAATCGCTTGGGCAAAATAATAAACAATGTATCGATCCCAAATTCCTGTACTACTTTCACTTACGGGCGCGGTTCCGCAGGCGGATAAAACAAAGACTAAGGTCACTAACCCAGCCATTAATAATAAGCGCTTATACTTCTTCACTACTCAATTCCCTCTCTTACATCTAATATTTTAGCTAAATTTAACACATGTGTTAAATTAGCTTTCACTTCTTCAGACGATAACTTTTCCAATCCTGGACGTGCAATCACGATAAAATCAATTTCTGGAGAGATACGGTCTTTTAATTGAAATAAACTCGCGCGGATTTTCCGCTTCACAGCATTCCTTGTGACCGCGTTTCCAATTTTCTTCCCAACAGAAATCCCCACTCGAAAATGGGCTTGTTGTGGTTTCTCTAAAACGTACACCACGAAACGACGATTTGCACAAGATTGTTTTTTATTAAACACCTGTTGAAATTCTTTTTCTTTCTTGACACGGTAGGACTTTTTCATCGGCATCCCTTTGTTTCTATATTTTTTTACTTCTTAATAATAATAGCATATTTCCGCTCTTTTTTAGTAGCCTTTTCTATAGAATCCTGCTTTCTTTTATTGAAAACAGAAAAAGAACCCTTAGTTATC from Enterococcus faecalis includes the following:
- the jag gene encoding RNA-binding cell elongation regulator Jag/EloR, with product MPIYEGNTIEEATQKGLQALGLTKEDVTIDVLDEGKKGFLGLGKKLAQISMEPTISEQVTEAVEETVEDIVVADEATAVEEAVEELTEAIPSLSEESTHSLENLEDEAAITELAMYLTNISNELNAPAMVRIARENGNIIFHLETEKQGILIGKHGKVLNALQYLAQVFIHRIASNKLSIVVNVGNYREKRHEILERLAKRTAEKAKRTGRPVFLEPMPAFERKQIHHTLSKDEQIKTHSEGDEPYRYLVVEPVKKYF
- the rnpA gene encoding ribonuclease P protein component translates to MKKSYRVKKEKEFQQVFNKKQSCANRRFVVYVLEKPQQAHFRVGISVGKKIGNAVTRNAVKRKIRASLFQLKDRISPEIDFIVIARPGLEKLSSEEVKANLTHVLNLAKILDVREGIE
- a CDS encoding YidC/Oxa1 family membrane protein insertase — its product is MKKYKRLLLMAGLVTLVFVLSACGTAPVSESSTGIWDRYIVYYFAQAIKFLSLGGSVGIGIILFTLVIRIILLPLMHFQTKSMRKTQELQPQLKALQQKYSSKDPETQRLFREEQQRLYAENNVNPYIGCLPLLVQLPIMMALYQAISRVPELKEGTFLWLSLDKPDPYLILPILAAVFTFASTYLSSMSQLETNASLKIMNYVMPAMIFFMGISLASSLSLYWVVSNAFQTGQTLLLNNPFKIRKEREEAARQAKARERALERAKSPKKKGKKK